A segment of the Marinobacter arenosus genome:
CGCCATCAAGGGATCACCGGTCAACGAGTCTCCGCTGGGGCTGTTCGACCCTGCCGAAGACGCCCAGATTCTGGAAGAGGAATACGGCATTCCGGCCCGGTACCTGAGAAACATCATGTCGCCCTGGGCGGTCAAGCGGCTGCATGAGTATGGAGGCGACATCGGCCAGTTCCGGGTCGTGAAGAAATACCCATCGGTACTCGACCAGATCGGTGTGTCGAAGACCGAGCCGGGCGATGACAACAACCAGGACATCTCGGCCCTGGTGGGCAAGGTCAACATCCGGATGCTGGAAGATTTCTCCCAGGATGATCCCGATGCCTACAGCTTCAGCGGCGGTCTGTGCAAAGCCAATCAGGGGCTGCTGGAATTCGTGGAAATGTTCAAAGCCCCGATCAAAGTGCTGCACCCGCTGCTGACCGCAACCCAGGAAGGCAACTACAACACCACCGAAGGCATGGGCTCGGTGCCCTTCGACGGGGTGATTCTCGCCCACTCCAACGAATCCGAGTGGCAGACCTTCCGCAACAACAAACACAACGAGGCTTTCCTCGACCGTGTTTACATCGTGAAGGTGCCCTACTGCGTTCGAGTGACCGAAGAGATCGAGATCTACAAGAAGCTGCTGAAGAACAGTTCCCTGGCCGGCGCACCCTGCGCCCCGGATACCCTGGACATGCTGGCGCAATTCTCGGTGCTGTCCCGTATCAAGGAACCGGAGAACTCCAGCATCTTCTCGAAAATGCGGGTCTACGACGGCCAGAACATCAAGGACACCGACCCGAAGGCGAAATCCATTCAGGAGTACCGCGATGCGGCAGGCGTGAACGAAGGCATGGACGGTCTCTCCACCCGCTTCGCGTTCAAGATCCTGTCCAAGGTGTTCAACTTCGACACCGCAGAAGTGGCGGCCAACCCCGTACACCTGCTGTATGTGATTGAAAAGCAGATCGAGCAGGAGCAATACCCGGCCGAGGTTCAGGAACGGTATCTGCGGTTCATCAAGGAGTTCCTGGCACCGCACTACGTGCAGTTCATCGGCAAGGAAATCCAGACCGCGTACCTGGAAAGCTACAGCGAGTATGGCCAGAACCTGTTCGACCGGTATGTCACCTACGCGGACTTCTGGATCCAGGACCAAGAGTACCGGGATCCGGAAACCGGCGAGATTCTCGACCGTTCCTCCATCAACGATGAGCTGGAAAAAATCGAGAAGCCGGCGGGCATCAGCAACCCGAAAGACTTCCGGAACGAGGTGGTCAACTTCGTGCTCCGCGCCCGAGCCAACAACCAGGGACGCAACCCGTCCTGGCTCAGCTACGAGAAACTGCGCAGCGTGATCGAGAAGAAGATGTTCTCGAACACCGAAGATCTGCTGCCGGTTATTTCTTTCAACCCGAAAGCCAGCCAGGAAGATCAGAAGAAGCACAAGCAGTTCGTCGAGCGCATGGTCGATCGAGGCTACACGGAGAAACAGGTGCGCCTGCTCGCAGAGTGGTACCTGAGGGTTCGTAAGTCTCACTAAGTCAGCGACCGAGCGCTGAACTGGAGTAATGCTATGGGTATGACCCACGTAGTCGATCGGCGACTGAACGGGAAAAACAAGAGCGCGGTGAACCGGGAACGGTTCCTGCGCCGCTATCGCCACCACATCAAGAAAGCGGTGGCGGACGCGGTGCAGCGGCGCTCCATCACGGACATTGAGCGGGGGGAGAATGTCAGTATTCCAACCCGTGACATCGAGGAACCGATTTTCCACCACGGCCAGGGCGGGCGTCGTGAGGTGGTGCATCCGGGCAACCAGGAGTTTGTGGCCGGAGACACCATCCCGAAACCACCCGGTGGGGGTGGTGGCGGCCAGGGACAGGGCAGGGCCAGCCCCGATGGTGAGGGCATGGATGAGTTTGCCTTCCAGATTACCCAGGAGGAGTTCCTGGATTTCCTCTTCGACGATCTGGAACTGCCCAACCTTGCCCGCAAGAAACTGAAGGACACCGATGCCTTCAAGTACGTGCGATCCGGGTTCACCACCCAGGGCGTGCCGGCCAAGCTTGATGTGGTGCGCTCACTCCGGGGCGCCCATGCGCGCCGTCTCGGCCTTGGCGGTGCCCGCAAGAAAAAGATCCGGGAACTTGAGGCACAACTGGCCGAATTGAAATCGGCACCCGAGGATCTGGACCCTGCGTTCAGCCACGAGGACCAGATTCAGGTCCTGGAAGAAGAAATTGCCCGCCTGAAGGCGAACGTCCGGCGGATCCCGTTTATCGACGAGATTGACCTGCGCTACCGCCAACACCTGAAGCACCCCCAACCGGCGACCAGCGCGGTGATGTTCTGCCTGATGGATGTCTCCGGGTCCATGACCCAGATGCACAAGGACATCGCGAAGCGCTTCTTCATCCTGCTCTACCTGTTCCTGAAGAAGAACTACAAGAAGATCGAAGTGGTGTTCATTCGCCATCACACCAGCGCCAAGGAAGTCGACGAGGAAGAGTTCTTCTATTCCAGGGAGACGGGCGGCACCATCGTGTCCAGTGCCCTGAAGCTGATGAACAAGATCGTTGAGTCCCGGTATCCGCCGTCCGAGTGGAACATCTATGCCGCCCAGGCCTCAGACGGTGACAACTGGAACGACGATTCCCCCGTGTGCAGCAAGATTCTGGCCGACAGCCTTCTGCCCCTGGTGCAGTACTACGCCTATATCGAGATTACGCCCCAGGATCACCAGATGCTCTGGTACGAGTACGAAAAGATCATGGAGCGCTTCCCCCAGAGCTTTGCCATGCAACAGATCGCCGACCCGGGTGAGATATATCCCGTCTTCCGCCAGCTGTTCGAGAGGAAAGCCGCATGACTGATATGATGGACCGTCCCAATGCCCCCGAAACAGGGGGCGCCGGGGACCGCCAGCCCATCTCTACCAGTTCGGAGTGGACCTTTGATCTGATCCGTCGATACGACGACGAAATAGCCAAGTGCGCGGCCGAGTTCGGCCTCGACACCTATCCGAACCAGATCGAGGTCATCAGCGCCGAGCAGATGATGGACGCGTACAGTTCGGTGGGCATGCCGGTGGGCTACCATCACTGGTCCTTCGGCAAGCAATTCCTGAGCACCTCCAAAGGCTACCAGCGGGGCCAGATGGGGCTGGCGTACGAAATCGTCATCAACTCCAATCCCTGCATCGCCTACCTGATGGAGGAAAATACCCTGCCCATGCAGGCGCTGGTCATCGCCCACGCCTGCTACGGTCACAACTCCTTCTTCAAAGGCAACTACCTGTTCCGCACCTGGACCGACGCCAGTGCCATCATCGACTACCTGGTCTTCGCCCGGCATTACGTGGCCGAGTGCGAGGAGCGTCATGGCGTGGATGCGGTGGAGCAGATCCTCGATTCCTGCCACGCCCTGATGAACTACGGCGTCGACCGCTACAAGCGCCCGGCCCCCATCTCGGCGGTGGAGGAGCAGCGCCGGCAACAGGAACGCGAAGAGTACCAGCAACGCCGGATCAACGATCTGTGGCGTACCATTCCCCGGCTCGACGATGACGATGATCCGGTCAAGCGCCAGCGCCGGTTCCCGGAAGAGCCGCAGGAAAACATTCTCTATTTCATCGAGAAGAACGCCCCCCTGCTGGAAACCTGGCAGCGGGAGATCGTGCGCATCGTGCGCAAGCTGGGCCAGT
Coding sequences within it:
- a CDS encoding PrkA family serine protein kinase, encoding MTIMQHFKDRYESTQEEEFSLEEYLEICKKDPTAYASAAERMLIAIGEPELIDTSRDSRLSRIFSNKVIKRYPEFSEFYGMEDAVENIVSFFRHAAQGLEEKKQILYLLGPVGGGKSSLAEKLKSLMQKVPFYAIKGSPVNESPLGLFDPAEDAQILEEEYGIPARYLRNIMSPWAVKRLHEYGGDIGQFRVVKKYPSVLDQIGVSKTEPGDDNNQDISALVGKVNIRMLEDFSQDDPDAYSFSGGLCKANQGLLEFVEMFKAPIKVLHPLLTATQEGNYNTTEGMGSVPFDGVILAHSNESEWQTFRNNKHNEAFLDRVYIVKVPYCVRVTEEIEIYKKLLKNSSLAGAPCAPDTLDMLAQFSVLSRIKEPENSSIFSKMRVYDGQNIKDTDPKAKSIQEYRDAAGVNEGMDGLSTRFAFKILSKVFNFDTAEVAANPVHLLYVIEKQIEQEQYPAEVQERYLRFIKEFLAPHYVQFIGKEIQTAYLESYSEYGQNLFDRYVTYADFWIQDQEYRDPETGEILDRSSINDELEKIEKPAGISNPKDFRNEVVNFVLRARANNQGRNPSWLSYEKLRSVIEKKMFSNTEDLLPVISFNPKASQEDQKKHKQFVERMVDRGYTEKQVRLLAEWYLRVRKSH
- a CDS encoding YeaH/YhbH family protein → MGMTHVVDRRLNGKNKSAVNRERFLRRYRHHIKKAVADAVQRRSITDIERGENVSIPTRDIEEPIFHHGQGGRREVVHPGNQEFVAGDTIPKPPGGGGGGQGQGRASPDGEGMDEFAFQITQEEFLDFLFDDLELPNLARKKLKDTDAFKYVRSGFTTQGVPAKLDVVRSLRGAHARRLGLGGARKKKIRELEAQLAELKSAPEDLDPAFSHEDQIQVLEEEIARLKANVRRIPFIDEIDLRYRQHLKHPQPATSAVMFCLMDVSGSMTQMHKDIAKRFFILLYLFLKKNYKKIEVVFIRHHTSAKEVDEEEFFYSRETGGTIVSSALKLMNKIVESRYPPSEWNIYAAQASDGDNWNDDSPVCSKILADSLLPLVQYYAYIEITPQDHQMLWYEYEKIMERFPQSFAMQQIADPGEIYPVFRQLFERKAA
- a CDS encoding SpoVR family protein, with the protein product MTDMMDRPNAPETGGAGDRQPISTSSEWTFDLIRRYDDEIAKCAAEFGLDTYPNQIEVISAEQMMDAYSSVGMPVGYHHWSFGKQFLSTSKGYQRGQMGLAYEIVINSNPCIAYLMEENTLPMQALVIAHACYGHNSFFKGNYLFRTWTDASAIIDYLVFARHYVAECEERHGVDAVEQILDSCHALMNYGVDRYKRPAPISAVEEQRRQQEREEYQQRRINDLWRTIPRLDDDDDPVKRQRRFPEEPQENILYFIEKNAPLLETWQREIVRIVRKLGQYFYPQRQTQVMNEGWATFWHYTLTHRMYEKGLVNDGFMLEFLQSHTAVVYQPPFNSPWYSGLNPYTLGFSIFTDLRRICEHPTDEDRQWFPDIAGSDWLETVHFAMKNFKDESFIQQFLSPKVMRDLKLFAIQNDDLEDVYRVTAIHDDPGYRILREKLARQYNLSYREPNIQVWNVNVRGDRSLTLRHIPVDRVPLGDETEEVLRHVHRLWGFDVHLESVDEGTMVEEYHCPPRELEED